GCATGATGTTCATGATGCCGATGCCGCCCACGAGAAGCGACATGGAGGCCACGCCGATGAGGACGGCGTAGAGGACGATCTCCATCTGCTTGAAGACCTCGAGAAGTCCGCCCTGGGTGGAGACTTCGAAGTTGTTGTCCTCGGTGGGACCGACGCCGCGGCGGCGGCGCAGGAGGCTCTCTATCTCGTCGGCGGCGCGCAGGACCGTGGCGGGCGAGGTGCTGGTCGCGATGATGAAGAGCGAGCTCCCGCCCATCTTGGTCGGCTCGAAGATGGTTCCGAAGAGCGTGTGGGGGACGAGGACGTAGGTATCCTGGCTCTGGCCCAGAAAGTCGCCCCGCCGCTCCAGCACCCCGATCACGGTGAACCTGTATCGCCCGATGCGGACCTCGCGGCCCACGGGGTCGCGGGAGCCGAAGAGCGCCTCGGCGATGTCGGCGCCGATGACGGTCACCCGTCGCCGCGCCCGCACGTCGGCGCTCGTCAGGTCCCGACCGAGCTCCACGTTCAACGCGTTGACCCGGCAGAAGTCCTCGCTGCCGCCGCTGATCATGACCAATTCGGTGGAGGAGGCGCCGTGGGTGACCCGGGCCGAGGTGAAGTACATCGGCGTGACCGCATCCACGTCGGGGCAGTACTTGGCGATGGCCTCCGAGTCGTCCAACGTGAGGTCCGGCCGGAACATGAGCTCGGGGTTGGGCCGTCCCGTTTGGATGGCCGGCATGGTGCTCACGTAGATGTAGTTCGAGCCCAGCGAGCCGATGTGCTCCGCCACGCTGTTCGACAGGCCCTCGATGAGGCTCACCAGGGTGATGATGACCGTGACCCCGATGACGATGCCCAGGACCGTCAAAAAACTCCGCAACTTGTTGGAGCGGATGGCGTCGAAGGCGATGCGCCCGGCCTCGCGCAGGGTGCCGGCGGCGAGGGTCCAGAAGGGGTGGCGGCGGGATTCCATTTTTTTTATAAAAGGGAGACGAGCCCGGCAACGATTTTCCGCTCGTCGCCGGAGAACTTTTTGTGGAGGTCCAGCAGGCGCATTCCCGGGGAGAAGCGCCGTGACACCCGGTCCGCGATGAGGGCGTGGACGTCGGCCAGGCCGGCGGAAGCGGCCAGGTCCCGGGAGCGGTCCAGGAAACCCAGGAGGGCACGGGCGATGGTGGTGGTCTCGCCGCCGAGGCTTATCCGCGCGTCGAGGCCCTCCGCGATGGCGGCGACGCGGTTGGGAGAAATTTCATCTTCGGCGGCGCGGAGGCGCCCGTCGCCCCAGCGCACCGCCAGCGCGGCCAGGACCACCAGGCCGACCACGGCCGCCGAGTCCTCCACCGTGGTCTGCATGTCGCAGACGCGCACCTCCACGGTGGGGAG
Above is a window of bacterium DNA encoding:
- a CDS encoding ABC transporter permease; this translates as MESRRHPFWTLAAGTLREAGRIAFDAIRSNKLRSFLTVLGIVIGVTVIITLVSLIEGLSNSVAEHIGSLGSNYIYVSTMPAIQTGRPNPELMFRPDLTLDDSEAIAKYCPDVDAVTPMYFTSARVTHGASSTELVMISGGSEDFCRVNALNVELGRDLTSADVRARRRVTVIGADIAEALFGSRDPVGREVRIGRYRFTVIGVLERRGDFLGQSQDTYVLVPHTLFGTIFEPTKMGGSSLFIIATSTSPATVLRAADEIESLLRRRRGVGPTEDNNFEVSTQGGLLEVFKQMEIVLYAVLIGVASMSLLVGGIGIMNIMLVAVTERTREIGVRKAIGARRRDITAQFVTESVVLTLFGGVVGVARGWGLAALLAAILELPNAITWWSILLGLSFSVVVGLFFGTYPAIKASRLDPIDALRYE